CGCTTCAACGGGTTGATCGGTCTGAAGCTCAAGCACGTCGTGTTTCATATAGGTGTGTCTCAACTCCGTGGGCGCTCCCTCTGCGATAATAGCGCCGCGATAGATAAGCGCGAGACGATCGCAGTAGTCGGCTTCGTCCATATAATGGGTTGTGACGAAGACGGTGGTTCCGGCCTCGGACATCTCATGGATAAGACGCCAGAAATTCCGTCTGGATATAGGGTCTACGCCGGAGGTCGGTTCATCGAGAAAGATAATGGAAGGCTCATGGAGGATGGCGCACCCAAGCGCGAGCCTCTGCTTGAATCCGCCGGCGAGCGTTCTCGTGGAGGTGTCCCTAAGGTCGGTAAGCTGCGCCATATCGAGGACCCACTCTTTCCGTTTCGTCATTTTTTCTCTGGGAACGTTATAGATACCGCCGAAGAAGTTTATGTTTTCTTCCACGGTAAGGCTGTCATAGAGCGAGAACTTCTGAGACATGTATCCAATGATTCTCTTGATGGCTTCAGGTTCTGTTAAGATGTCGAAGCCGCCCACGGTACCCATGCCTCCCGAGGGTGCGAGTAGTCCGCAGAGTATGCGGATCGTCGTGGATTTGCCTGCCCCGTTTGGTCCCAAGAAGCCGAATATCTCACCTTTCTTTACCGTAAGGTTTATGCTATCTACGGCCACAAAATCGCCAAAGGTACGACGCAGACGTTCTACCTGCACGGCAAATTCGGCTGATTCCCTGTCATTGATTTTGAGCCCTTTAGATGATCTCACCGGTCTGCCTTCTGTTTCTCCTGATTCTCAACCGTGGAAATAAAGACGTCCTCAAGGGACGGCAGGATTTCTCTGTGTCCCTCTACGGGAAACCCTTGAGAGTTAAGCCTATCGAGAACCAAACTTACGACATCCCTTTGTCTGACGGCAACGTGGAGCCGGTCGCCATAGGCGCTGATGGAGAGCACGCCCGGTATCGGGCTTATGATTTCTCCGGCTTGCCGCGGCCTGGTTGCGGATATCTCAATCATGAACACATCAAGAGATTTCTTGATGTTCTCCGGAGCGTCACTCAAAAGGATCTTTCCTCTGTGGATGAACGCTATCCTGGTGCACCGTTCAGCCTCGTCCAGGTAGGCGGTGGAGAGAAAGATTGTCACCTCTTCTTTCAGGAGGTCATAGAGTATCCGCCAGAAATCCCTTCGAGATACCGGATCTACCCCGCCTGTGGGCTCATCGAGAAACAGGATTTCGGGCGTGTGTACCAGCGCACAGCAAAGCCCGAGCTTCTGCTTCATTCCGCCCGAGAGGTTCCCCGCTAATCGACCTGTGAAAGGCGTGAGATTGCTAAACCCGAGGAGTCTTTCGTAACGGGCAGGTCTTTGTCTGCGCGGCACTCCATACAGGTCGGCATAGAAATCGATATTTTCTATCACGGTCAGGTCTTCGTAGAGACCGAACTTCTGTGACATGTATCCAATCTTCTCCTT
The Syntrophorhabdaceae bacterium DNA segment above includes these coding regions:
- a CDS encoding ABC transporter ATP-binding protein, coding for MRSSKGLKINDRESAEFAVQVERLRRTFGDFVAVDSINLTVKKGEIFGFLGPNGAGKSTTIRILCGLLAPSGGMGTVGGFDILTEPEAIKRIIGYMSQKFSLYDSLTVEENINFFGGIYNVPREKMTKRKEWVLDMAQLTDLRDTSTRTLAGGFKQRLALGCAILHEPSIIFLDEPTSGVDPISRRNFWRLIHEMSEAGTTVFVTTHYMDEADYCDRLALIYRGAIIAEGAPTELRHTYMKHDVLELQTDQPVEALEVLSKNAIDAAIFGSTLHITVEKAEQDVQRLQTLLEASGIHWTRREKIVPSLEDVFVTLIEAS
- a CDS encoding ABC transporter ATP-binding protein codes for the protein KEKIGYMSQKFGLYEDLTVIENIDFYADLYGVPRRQRPARYERLLGFSNLTPFTGRLAGNLSGGMKQKLGLCCALVHTPEILFLDEPTGGVDPVSRRDFWRILYDLLKEEVTIFLSTAYLDEAERCTRIAFIHRGKILLSDAPENIKKSLDVFMIEISATRPRQAGEIISPIPGVLSISAYGDRLHVAVRQRDVVSLVLDRLNSQGFPVEGHREILPSLEDVFISTVENQEKQKADR